A genome region from Streptomyces pratensis includes the following:
- a CDS encoding bifunctional DNA primase/polymerase, translating into MATTDRQTATLALAHALSAAERGLPVFPLSATKLPALRSPHRDEDPPVQCRGACGLPGHGVHDATTDPAAVRALFAAAPRATGYGIACGRPPHRLIGIDLDIDTAHGNDSVAALQQLALQHLFTIPATVTVLTPSGGRHLWLTGPPGVPVSNSAGRLAPGIDVRGAGGYLVGPGSVTAHGRYRLAPGTAHLAPAPCPRALLRLLTPPPRPHHPTGRTSSTRQGLGLVQFVRAAHEGQRNTRLFWAACRAYEHGFGEDLADALTDAAVSTGLTEQEARAAIASAARLTTPRQNP; encoded by the coding sequence ATGGCCACCACCGACCGGCAGACCGCCACCCTGGCCCTGGCCCACGCGCTCTCTGCCGCCGAGCGCGGGCTCCCCGTCTTCCCGCTGTCCGCCACCAAGCTCCCCGCCCTGCGCTCACCGCACCGGGACGAGGACCCACCCGTACAGTGCCGGGGCGCCTGCGGGCTGCCCGGACACGGGGTCCACGACGCCACCACCGACCCGGCCGCCGTCCGCGCGCTGTTCGCCGCAGCCCCCAGGGCCACGGGGTACGGCATCGCCTGCGGCCGGCCGCCGCACCGCCTCATCGGCATCGATCTCGACATCGACACCGCCCACGGCAACGACTCCGTGGCCGCACTCCAGCAGCTGGCCCTCCAGCACCTGTTCACCATCCCGGCCACCGTCACGGTGCTCACGCCCAGCGGCGGCCGGCACCTCTGGCTGACTGGCCCGCCCGGAGTCCCGGTGTCCAACTCCGCCGGCCGCCTGGCTCCCGGCATCGACGTACGCGGAGCAGGCGGCTACCTGGTCGGACCCGGCTCGGTCACGGCCCACGGCCGGTACCGGCTCGCCCCCGGCACTGCACACCTGGCACCCGCCCCGTGCCCGCGCGCCCTGCTGCGCCTGCTCACGCCCCCGCCGCGCCCCCACCACCCCACCGGCCGGACCTCCTCGACCAGGCAGGGGCTAGGCCTGGTCCAGTTCGTGCGTGCCGCACACGAGGGCCAGCGCAACACCCGTCTGTTCTGGGCGGCCTGCCGCGCGTACGAACACGGCTTCGGCGAAGACCTCGCGGACGCCCTCACCGACGCGGCCGTCAGCACCGGCCTCACCGAACAGGAGGCCCGCGCCGCGATCGCCTCGGCCGCCCGCCTGACCACCCCGAGGCAGAACCCTTGA
- a CDS encoding bifunctional DNA primase/polymerase: protein MREILGRRRRHRPRRKGSSAQLDAALICATARNWPVLPGAGLATGAVRGERGRGCACPDPECAVPGAHPFDPGLLAATTDARMVRWWWTNRPTAPVVLATGGQAPCALSLPAVAGARALTALDAMGLRLGPVVATPTRWSLLVAPYTLERLGELLHAKDWVPSSLRFHGEGGYLVLPPSEVGAGQVRWERAPEAGNGAPWLPDVESVLDALVEASNSAPDGGSRLAY, encoded by the coding sequence CCCAGCTCGACGCGGCGCTGATCTGTGCCACCGCCCGGAATTGGCCCGTGCTCCCCGGGGCAGGGCTGGCGACGGGAGCCGTACGCGGCGAACGCGGTCGCGGCTGCGCCTGTCCCGACCCCGAGTGCGCCGTACCCGGCGCACACCCCTTCGACCCCGGTCTCCTCGCGGCGACCACCGACGCACGCATGGTGCGCTGGTGGTGGACCAACCGGCCCACCGCCCCGGTCGTCCTGGCCACCGGTGGTCAGGCACCCTGTGCGCTGAGCCTTCCGGCCGTCGCCGGCGCCCGGGCGCTGACGGCGCTCGACGCGATGGGGCTGCGGCTCGGCCCCGTGGTGGCGACACCCACCAGATGGTCGCTGCTGGTCGCCCCGTACACCCTGGAGCGGCTCGGCGAGCTGCTCCATGCCAAGGACTGGGTGCCCAGCTCTCTGCGGTTCCACGGGGAGGGCGGCTATCTCGTCCTGCCTCCGTCCGAGGTGGGTGCGGGGCAGGTGCGATGGGAACGTGCACCGGAGGCCGGGAACGGCGCGCCGTGGCTCCCGGATGTGGAATCGGTCCTGGACGCGCTCGTCGAGGCGAGCAACAGCGCTCCGGACGGCGGCAGTCGGCTCGCGTACTGA
- a CDS encoding long-chain fatty acid--CoA ligase has product MLSTMQDVPLTVTRILNHGMTIHGKSQVTTWTGEPEPHRRTFADIGRRASQLAHALRDELGVDGDQRVATLMWNNAEHVEAYLAIPSMGAVLHTLNLRLPAEQLVWIVDHADDKVVLVNGSLLPLLAPLLPHLPSIEHVVVSGPGDRSVLDGAVPRVHEYEELIAGRPTGYDWPELDERQAAAMCYTSGTTGDPKGVVYSHRSIYLHSMQVNMAESMGLTDKDTTLVVVPQFHVNAWGLPHATFMTGINMLMPDRFLQPAPLAEMIERERPSHAAAVPTIWQGLLAEVTANPRDLSSMASVTIGGAACPPSLMEAYDKLGVRLCHAWGMTETSPLGTMSNPPAGLTDEQEWPYRITQGRFPAGVEARLTGPGGEQLPWDGESAGELEVRGPWIAGAYYGGADGEALRPEDKFSEDGWLKTGDVGVISAEGYLTLTDRAKDVIKSGGEWISSVDLENAIMAHPDVAEAAVVAVPDEKWGERPLATVVLKEGATADYAALRTFLAQSVAKWQLPERWTIVPAVPKTSVGKFDKKVIRRQYAEGELDVTQL; this is encoded by the coding sequence GTGCTGAGCACCATGCAGGACGTACCGCTGACTGTGACCCGCATCCTGAACCATGGGATGACCATCCACGGGAAGTCGCAGGTGACGACCTGGACCGGCGAACCGGAGCCGCACCGGCGTACTTTCGCCGACATCGGGAGGCGTGCCTCGCAACTGGCGCACGCCCTGCGGGACGAGCTGGGTGTCGACGGCGACCAGCGAGTCGCGACCCTCATGTGGAACAACGCCGAGCATGTCGAGGCGTATCTGGCGATCCCTTCGATGGGCGCCGTACTGCACACGCTCAACCTGCGTCTCCCGGCCGAGCAGCTGGTCTGGATCGTCGACCACGCCGACGACAAGGTCGTCCTCGTCAACGGTTCGCTGCTGCCGCTGCTCGCACCGCTGCTCCCCCACCTGCCCTCCATCGAGCACGTGGTGGTGTCCGGCCCCGGTGACCGCTCCGTGCTCGACGGCGCCGTGCCGCGGGTGCACGAGTACGAGGAGCTGATCGCCGGGCGTCCCACCGGCTACGACTGGCCCGAGCTGGACGAACGCCAGGCAGCCGCCATGTGCTACACCTCCGGGACCACGGGGGACCCCAAGGGAGTCGTCTACTCCCACCGCTCCATCTACCTGCACTCCATGCAGGTCAACATGGCCGAGTCGATGGGGCTGACCGACAAGGACACGACCCTGGTCGTCGTGCCCCAGTTCCATGTGAACGCCTGGGGGCTGCCGCACGCGACGTTCATGACCGGCATCAACATGCTGATGCCCGACCGCTTCCTCCAGCCGGCTCCGCTCGCCGAGATGATCGAGCGGGAACGGCCGTCGCACGCCGCGGCCGTTCCCACCATCTGGCAGGGGCTGCTCGCGGAGGTCACCGCCAATCCGCGCGACCTCTCCTCCATGGCCAGCGTCACCATCGGCGGAGCGGCCTGCCCGCCGTCCCTGATGGAGGCGTACGACAAGCTCGGCGTCCGGCTCTGCCACGCCTGGGGCATGACGGAGACCTCGCCGCTCGGCACCATGTCCAACCCGCCCGCCGGGCTGACCGACGAGCAGGAGTGGCCGTACCGCATCACCCAGGGACGTTTTCCGGCCGGTGTCGAGGCGCGTCTGACCGGCCCGGGCGGGGAACAGCTGCCGTGGGACGGCGAGTCAGCGGGGGAGCTGGAGGTCCGAGGCCCCTGGATCGCCGGTGCGTACTACGGCGGTGCGGACGGCGAGGCCCTGCGTCCCGAGGACAAGTTCAGCGAGGACGGCTGGCTGAAGACGGGTGATGTCGGGGTGATCAGCGCCGAGGGGTACCTCACGCTGACCGACCGGGCCAAGGACGTCATCAAGTCCGGCGGCGAGTGGATCTCCAGCGTCGACCTGGAGAACGCGATCATGGCGCACCCGGACGTGGCCGAAGCCGCGGTCGTAGCCGTCCCCGACGAGAAGTGGGGCGAGCGCCCCCTCGCGACCGTCGTCCTCAAGGAGGGCGCCACCGCCGACTACGCGGCGCTCCGGACCTTCCTCGCCCAGTCCGTGGCCAAGTGGCAGCTGCCGGAGCGCTGGACGATCGTCCCGGCGGTGCCGAAGACGAGCGTGGGTAAGTTCGACAAGAAGGTGATCCGCAGGCAGTACGCCGAAGGCGAGCTGGACGTCACGCAGCTCTGA
- a CDS encoding SigE family RNA polymerase sigma factor, protein MTTPVCTGASRAAAASAGHRRYPSFSSYVRARGPVLLRTARSLTANPSDAEDLLQTALTKTYVAWERIEDHRALDGYVRRALVNTRTSQWRKRKVDEFACEELPEKEAAPAPDPAEQQSLHDAMWRAVLKLPDRQRAMVVLRYYEDLSEAQTAEVLGVTVGTVKSAVSRALGKLREDPELSPVR, encoded by the coding sequence ATGACCACGCCAGTCTGCACCGGCGCCTCCAGGGCGGCCGCTGCCTCCGCCGGACACCGCCGCTATCCGTCGTTCTCGTCGTACGTGCGGGCCCGGGGCCCCGTGCTGCTGCGCACCGCACGTTCCCTCACCGCGAACCCGAGCGATGCCGAGGACCTGCTGCAGACGGCCCTCACCAAGACGTACGTGGCCTGGGAGCGGATCGAGGACCACCGGGCGCTCGACGGGTACGTACGCCGAGCCTTGGTGAACACCCGCACCTCTCAGTGGCGCAAGCGCAAGGTCGACGAGTTCGCCTGCGAGGAGCTGCCCGAGAAGGAGGCCGCGCCCGCGCCGGACCCGGCCGAGCAGCAGTCGCTGCACGACGCCATGTGGCGTGCCGTGCTCAAGCTCCCCGACCGGCAGCGGGCGATGGTCGTCCTGAGGTACTACGAGGATCTCAGCGAGGCCCAGACGGCCGAGGTGCTGGGCGTGACCGTCGGCACGGTCAAGAGCGCCGTGTCACGGGCGCTGGGGAAACTGCGCGAGGATCCGGAGCTCAGCCCGGTCCGGTGA
- a CDS encoding S1C family serine protease encodes MSTENEGNENDAVPSVPSVPSVPPVPAAAPESTPQGSHSAPEVPPAAPADAPTAHIPPVTHQQGAEPPAAGHEQHPYAPPSPQQPPAGSAAWPPPPPAIPSYADGGSPPAWGAPAPSEPEPARKRRASGLVAAVAVAALVAGGVGGALGYWAADSNGSSGSTTVAASNSPKDFKRDAGTVAGVAASALPSVVTIDAQSGDGEGGTGTGFVYDKEGHILTNNHVVASAADSGQLTATFSNGKKYDAEVVGRAQGYDVAVLKLKEAPDGLTPLALGDSDKVAVGDSTIAIGAPFGLSNTVTTGIISAKDRPVASGDGSSNKNSYMSALQTDASINPGNSGGPLLDAGGAVIGINSAIQSTSGGGLGQSQAGSIGLGFAIPVNQAKNVAEQLIKTGQPVYPVIGATVTMEEKTGGAVISDEGAGGTPAVTPDGPAAKAGLKAGDVITKFNETPVESGPTLIGEIWTHKPGDEVTLTYTRDGKTSTAELTLGERKGDS; translated from the coding sequence GTGAGCACCGAGAACGAGGGCAACGAGAACGACGCGGTTCCGTCCGTACCGTCTGTTCCGTCCGTACCTCCCGTGCCGGCTGCCGCTCCTGAGAGCACCCCGCAGGGGAGTCACTCCGCGCCGGAGGTCCCGCCTGCCGCTCCGGCGGACGCACCGACGGCCCACATTCCCCCCGTGACGCACCAGCAGGGTGCCGAGCCGCCCGCCGCCGGGCACGAGCAGCACCCGTACGCGCCGCCGTCGCCGCAGCAGCCTCCGGCCGGGTCGGCCGCCTGGCCGCCGCCCCCGCCCGCCATCCCCTCGTACGCCGACGGCGGCAGCCCTCCGGCCTGGGGTGCCCCGGCGCCCTCGGAGCCCGAACCCGCGCGCAAGCGCCGCGCGAGCGGTCTGGTCGCCGCCGTCGCGGTGGCCGCACTGGTGGCGGGCGGCGTCGGCGGAGCCCTCGGCTACTGGGCCGCCGACAGCAACGGCTCCTCAGGGTCGACCACGGTCGCCGCCTCCAACAGCCCGAAGGACTTCAAGCGCGACGCGGGCACGGTCGCGGGAGTGGCGGCGAGCGCGCTGCCCAGCGTGGTCACCATCGACGCGCAGTCCGGCGACGGTGAGGGCGGCACGGGCACCGGTTTCGTGTACGACAAGGAGGGCCACATCCTCACGAACAACCACGTGGTGGCCTCCGCGGCGGACAGCGGCCAGCTGACCGCGACGTTCTCCAACGGCAAGAAGTACGACGCCGAGGTGGTCGGCCGCGCCCAGGGCTACGACGTGGCCGTGCTGAAGCTGAAGGAGGCCCCGGACGGACTGACCCCGCTGGCCCTGGGCGACTCCGACAAGGTCGCGGTGGGGGATTCGACCATCGCGATCGGCGCGCCGTTCGGTCTCTCCAACACGGTCACCACCGGCATCATCAGCGCGAAGGACCGCCCGGTCGCCTCCGGCGACGGTTCCAGCAACAAGAACTCGTACATGAGCGCCCTGCAGACCGACGCCTCGATCAACCCGGGCAACTCGGGCGGACCGCTCCTGGACGCGGGCGGCGCGGTCATCGGCATCAACTCGGCCATCCAGTCCACCAGCGGCGGCGGTTTGGGCCAGTCCCAGGCCGGCTCCATCGGTCTCGGCTTCGCCATCCCCGTGAACCAGGCGAAGAACGTCGCCGAGCAGCTGATCAAGACGGGCCAGCCCGTCTACCCGGTGATCGGCGCGACGGTGACGATGGAGGAGAAGACCGGCGGCGCCGTCATCTCGGACGAGGGCGCGGGCGGCACCCCCGCCGTCACCCCGGACGGTCCGGCGGCCAAGGCGGGGCTGAAGGCCGGCGACGTGATCACCAAGTTCAACGAGACGCCGGTCGAGAGCGGTCCGACGCTGATCGGCGAGATCTGGACCCACAAGCCGGGTGACGAGGTCACACTCACCTACACGCGCGACGGCAAGACGTCGACGGCCGAACTGACCCTGGGCGAGCGCAAGGGCGACAGCTGA
- a CDS encoding ATP-binding protein, with amino-acid sequence MAFVVAQEVPTSSSMDVPHGPAGVGQARHRMREQLRSNGVSDTVVDDAVLILSELLSNACRHGRPLGQHSEVGDGDIRAAWRVDRRGDLTVEVTDGGGPTRPVPATPSVTARGGRGLNIISALAQEWGVRDDTVGEVTVWALVSKGHGHGGFPTAAPGHTRSARRERSGLNRLDGIHGTIGFGSLDGLDLADALDALDAFDDAG; translated from the coding sequence GTGGCGTTTGTGGTGGCACAGGAAGTGCCGACGTCGTCGAGCATGGATGTACCCCATGGCCCTGCGGGCGTGGGACAGGCGCGGCACCGTATGCGCGAGCAACTGCGCAGCAACGGGGTCTCGGACACCGTGGTCGACGACGCTGTACTGATCCTTTCGGAACTCCTCAGCAATGCCTGCCGGCACGGCAGACCGCTGGGACAGCACTCGGAGGTGGGGGACGGCGACATCCGCGCCGCATGGCGCGTGGACAGAAGGGGTGACCTGACCGTCGAGGTCACCGACGGCGGCGGACCCACCAGGCCGGTCCCGGCCACACCGTCGGTCACCGCGCGCGGCGGCCGCGGGCTCAACATCATCAGCGCCCTCGCACAGGAGTGGGGCGTGCGGGACGACACGGTCGGCGAGGTCACCGTCTGGGCCCTGGTCTCCAAGGGCCACGGGCACGGTGGTTTCCCGACCGCGGCCCCGGGCCACACGAGGTCCGCACGCCGCGAAAGGTCCGGGCTGAACCGTCTGGACGGCATACACGGAACGATCGGATTCGGCTCGCTCGACGGGCTGGATCTCGCGGACGCTCTCGACGCTCTGGACGCCTTCGACGACGCGGGCTGA
- a CDS encoding DUF5926 family protein, which produces MAKKRPQSKAGKPQLKDGEIPVVGAREPCPCGSGRRYKACHGRAAAQAVTELVQRPFEGISGECDWIALRELVPAATVALTLKDGLPEGVPSVSLATVLPMAWPALRRDDGSVLLALQNDTSSGDLSRDLADTLQRALDAEPGSPVAARRVPADGPRLQDVLDPDAPFEPVVHAGFEFWVPDAENATAEVAASLERANAAAIPTTRLSGVDAAYWCETPEKNHLRWVMPHPEEQLLDALARLHAAGASSLGDGTRLVGSFRAHGLMVPVWDLPSAMRAEECEKPAAQFAERLAEALASDAPLTAEERRARGGLTNRQVTLS; this is translated from the coding sequence ATGGCCAAGAAGCGCCCTCAGTCCAAGGCCGGGAAGCCGCAGCTCAAGGACGGTGAAATCCCGGTCGTAGGGGCCCGTGAGCCCTGCCCGTGCGGTTCGGGCCGCCGCTACAAGGCGTGTCACGGACGCGCCGCCGCCCAGGCCGTGACCGAGCTGGTCCAGCGTCCCTTCGAGGGAATCTCCGGGGAGTGCGACTGGATCGCCCTGCGCGAGCTGGTCCCCGCCGCCACCGTCGCGCTGACGCTGAAGGACGGCCTCCCCGAGGGCGTGCCGTCCGTGTCGCTCGCGACCGTGCTGCCCATGGCATGGCCGGCACTGCGCCGCGACGACGGCTCCGTCCTGCTCGCCCTGCAGAACGACACCTCGTCCGGCGACCTCAGCCGCGATCTCGCGGACACGCTGCAGCGCGCGCTCGATGCCGAGCCCGGTTCGCCGGTCGCCGCCCGCCGGGTGCCGGCCGACGGCCCGCGGCTCCAGGACGTCCTCGACCCGGACGCCCCGTTCGAGCCCGTCGTGCACGCTGGATTCGAATTCTGGGTCCCGGACGCGGAGAACGCCACGGCGGAGGTGGCCGCCTCCCTGGAGCGCGCCAACGCGGCCGCCATCCCCACCACCCGGCTCTCCGGCGTGGACGCGGCGTACTGGTGCGAGACGCCGGAGAAGAACCACCTGCGCTGGGTCATGCCGCACCCCGAGGAGCAGCTCCTCGACGCCCTCGCCCGGCTGCACGCGGCGGGCGCCTCCTCCCTCGGCGACGGGACCCGCCTGGTCGGCTCGTTCCGGGCCCACGGACTTATGGTGCCGGTCTGGGACCTGCCGAGCGCGATGAGGGCCGAGGAGTGCGAGAAGCCCGCGGCACAGTTCGCGGAGCGGCTCGCCGAAGCCCTCGCCTCGGACGCTCCGCTGACTGCCGAGGAGCGTCGGGCACGCGGCGGGCTCACCAACCGCCAAGTGACGCTCAGCTGA
- a CDS encoding glycerophosphodiester phosphodiesterase — MTHARLPSQQPPIQVIAHRGASDDAPEHTLAAYRKAIEDGADALECDVRLTADGQLVCVHDRRVNRTSNGRGAVSALELADLAALDFGSWKDHEESPDWDPVPGELTSVLTLERLLELAHEVRAAGRPLQLAIETKHPTRWAGQVEERLLHLLRRFGLDAPPAEGPSPVRVMSFSARSLYRIRAAAPTLPTVFLMQFVSPRLRDGRLPAGARIAGPGMRIVRNHPGYVERLHRAGHEVHVWTVNEPEDVDLCVRLGVEAIITNRPKQVLSQLGRS; from the coding sequence GTGACCCACGCACGCCTACCCTCACAACAGCCTCCCATCCAGGTCATCGCCCACCGCGGGGCCTCGGACGACGCCCCCGAGCACACCCTGGCCGCGTACCGGAAGGCCATCGAGGACGGGGCGGACGCCCTGGAGTGCGATGTCCGTCTCACCGCGGACGGGCAGCTCGTCTGTGTACACGACCGCAGGGTGAACCGCACGTCGAACGGCCGGGGTGCCGTCTCCGCCCTGGAGCTGGCCGATCTCGCCGCCCTCGACTTCGGCTCCTGGAAGGACCATGAGGAGTCCCCCGACTGGGACCCGGTGCCGGGCGAGCTCACTTCCGTGCTCACTCTGGAACGGCTCCTCGAACTCGCCCACGAGGTCCGGGCGGCCGGCCGGCCGCTCCAGCTGGCCATCGAGACCAAACACCCCACGCGCTGGGCCGGCCAGGTCGAGGAGCGGCTGCTCCACCTGCTCAGGCGGTTCGGCCTGGACGCTCCGCCGGCGGAAGGACCGTCCCCGGTACGCGTCATGAGTTTCTCCGCCCGGTCCCTGTACCGCATCCGCGCGGCCGCCCCCACCCTGCCCACCGTCTTCCTGATGCAGTTCGTCTCACCACGGCTGCGCGACGGGCGGCTCCCTGCCGGAGCCCGGATCGCCGGACCGGGAATGCGGATCGTCCGCAATCACCCCGGGTACGTCGAGCGCTTGCACCGGGCGGGGCACGAAGTGCACGTCTGGACGGTGAACGAGCCGGAGGACGTCGACCTCTGTGTGCGCCTCGGAGTGGAAGCAATCATTACAAACCGCCCCAAACAGGTCCTGTCGCAACTTGGCCGCTCTTAA